A single window of Archangium gephyra DNA harbors:
- a CDS encoding DUF2157 domain-containing protein, whose protein sequence is MSHDLLDLAATPERLRTLADAGVLNPQGLEHALRLAVATPQRAAWRRFLSTVLLGFGSLLVLSGVIYFFAYNWAALHRFGKLGLLLAAILGACVAAWRLGETLAGQFALLFAAVLVGPLLAVYGQAYQTGADPYELFLGWGGLILPWVLLARFAPLWLLLLVLVNTGLSLFWFQVADGEGTTLALVLALVNGAAWVAHEALAVRGLSWLTGRWMPRVLAMMTMAPLLGLGELQVAVPREGDGASLVGLGLLVVVMVAAYIFHRQVRSELFLLTLDAVSAMTLVTTLVGRVLFKTSSFDAGVFLLLALLIIGEVGLTVWWLRAEARGPEEA, encoded by the coding sequence GTGTCCCATGATCTGCTAGACCTCGCCGCCACGCCCGAGCGCCTCCGCACGCTCGCCGATGCCGGTGTCCTCAACCCCCAGGGCCTCGAACACGCCCTGCGGCTCGCCGTCGCCACTCCCCAGCGAGCCGCCTGGCGGCGCTTCCTGTCCACCGTGCTGCTGGGCTTCGGCTCGCTGTTGGTGCTCTCCGGCGTCATCTATTTCTTCGCCTACAACTGGGCGGCGCTCCACCGCTTCGGGAAGCTGGGGCTGCTGCTGGCCGCCATCCTCGGGGCCTGTGTCGCCGCCTGGCGCCTGGGCGAGACCCTCGCCGGACAGTTCGCCCTCCTCTTCGCCGCGGTGCTCGTGGGCCCGCTCCTCGCCGTCTACGGGCAGGCCTACCAGACAGGCGCGGACCCCTATGAGCTGTTCCTCGGGTGGGGCGGCCTCATCCTTCCCTGGGTGCTGCTCGCGCGCTTCGCGCCCCTGTGGCTGCTGCTGCTCGTCCTCGTGAACACCGGGCTGAGCCTCTTCTGGTTCCAGGTCGCCGATGGCGAGGGCACCACGCTCGCGCTGGTGCTCGCGCTGGTGAACGGCGCGGCCTGGGTGGCGCATGAAGCGCTCGCGGTACGCGGCCTCTCCTGGCTGACGGGCCGGTGGATGCCCCGGGTGCTGGCGATGATGACCATGGCGCCGCTGCTCGGCCTGGGGGAACTCCAGGTGGCGGTGCCCCGGGAGGGGGACGGCGCGAGCCTCGTGGGGCTCGGCCTGCTCGTGGTGGTGATGGTGGCCGCGTACATCTTCCACCGGCAGGTGCGCTCCGAGCTCTTCCTCCTCACGCTGGACGCGGTGAGTGCGATGACGCTGGTCACCACCCTGGTGGGCCGCGTGCTGTTCAAGACGAGCAGCTTCGACGCGGGTGTCTTCCTCTTGCTGGCCCTGCTCATCATCGGTGAGGTGGGGCTTACTGTCTGGTGGCTGCGCGCCGAGGCCCGCGGTCCGGAGGAGGCCTAG
- a CDS encoding DUF4401 domain-containing protein: MAFKPSLRDVLPTSSLEPARAALAASNEATATMPWFVRILTGFGAWLASWFLIAFIAIGVLGAGEEVGAIVLGLMLTGAAVLVRHAGSNVFLTQLALSSGLAGQGLFIGGVGSSTDEKGAALATVVLQAVLLFVYPDLIQRFLSTFFGGLALLYLLRLTAPAVLADVTLVGIAVLAHLLFLKQARLQNGRWSALVTPAAFGLVTTLLSSLVMRSWFHELYRELFRKNAMELPAGVLTLGLAVVTLYSAWRVLEETDSEPGGPAGVTAFASLALTALLTLQTPGVIAATGVLLLGFHRRNVVLLGMAVVFILTFGVGYYYDLQLSLLAKSLALLGSGLVLLGLRFFILRRFPAAEEVR, from the coding sequence ATGGCGTTCAAACCCTCGCTGCGGGACGTACTGCCCACCTCGTCGCTTGAACCGGCACGCGCCGCGCTCGCCGCCAGCAACGAGGCCACGGCCACCATGCCCTGGTTCGTGCGCATCCTCACCGGCTTCGGCGCCTGGCTCGCCTCGTGGTTCCTGATCGCCTTCATCGCGATTGGCGTGCTCGGAGCGGGTGAGGAAGTGGGCGCCATCGTCCTGGGATTGATGCTCACCGGGGCCGCCGTCCTCGTGCGCCACGCGGGAAGCAACGTGTTCCTCACCCAGCTCGCGCTGTCCTCCGGGCTGGCCGGACAGGGCCTCTTCATCGGCGGCGTGGGCTCCTCCACGGACGAGAAGGGGGCGGCCCTCGCCACGGTCGTCCTCCAAGCCGTGCTCCTCTTCGTCTACCCGGATCTCATCCAGCGCTTCCTGTCCACGTTCTTCGGTGGCCTCGCGCTGCTGTACCTGCTGCGTCTCACCGCGCCCGCCGTGCTGGCGGATGTGACGCTGGTGGGCATCGCCGTGCTCGCGCACCTGCTCTTCCTGAAGCAGGCCAGGCTCCAGAACGGACGCTGGAGTGCACTGGTGACACCCGCGGCCTTCGGGCTCGTCACCACGCTGCTGTCCTCGCTGGTCATGCGCTCGTGGTTCCATGAGCTCTACCGGGAGCTCTTCCGCAAGAACGCGATGGAGCTGCCCGCCGGAGTGCTGACGCTCGGGCTCGCCGTGGTGACGCTGTACTCGGCCTGGCGCGTGCTGGAGGAGACGGACTCCGAGCCCGGTGGCCCCGCGGGAGTGACGGCCTTCGCCTCGCTGGCGCTGACGGCCCTCCTCACGCTCCAGACGCCTGGAGTCATCGCGGCCACCGGCGTGCTGCTGCTCGGCTTCCACCGGCGCAACGTGGTGCTGCTCGGCATGGCCGTGGTCTTCATCCTCACGTTCGGCGTGGGCTACTACTACGACCTCCAGCTCAGCCTGCTGGCCAAGTCACTCGCGCTGCTGGGCAGTGGACTGGTGCTGCTCGGCCTGCGGTTCTTCATCCTGCGCCGCTTCCCCGCGGCCGAGGAGGTGCGCTGA
- a CDS encoding GDYXXLXY domain-containing protein, with translation MRARVIFGGFLLVVLALVVQVVRKEQVLAHGTSVLLELAPVDPRSLMQGDYMVLDYAISREARLAQDTDWGTSASTDSGPKEGRLVLRLDENGVGRFVRHDTPGTPLGPGELLLRYKVRQSRVRLGAEAFFFQEGHADRYEGAKYGELRVTGDGSSVLVGLRDAGRQPLGRDAGEAPARVN, from the coding sequence ATGCGCGCCCGCGTCATCTTCGGTGGATTCCTCCTGGTGGTACTCGCCCTCGTGGTGCAGGTCGTCCGCAAGGAGCAGGTCCTGGCCCACGGCACGTCCGTGCTGCTGGAGCTCGCCCCGGTGGATCCCCGCTCGCTCATGCAGGGTGATTACATGGTGCTCGACTACGCCATCAGCCGCGAGGCCCGGCTGGCCCAGGACACGGATTGGGGCACGAGCGCGAGCACGGACTCGGGCCCGAAAGAGGGGCGCCTGGTGCTCCGGCTCGATGAGAACGGCGTGGGGCGCTTCGTCCGCCACGACACGCCCGGCACCCCACTCGGCCCCGGAGAGCTGCTGCTGCGCTACAAGGTGCGCCAGAGCCGCGTCCGTCTGGGCGCGGAGGCCTTCTTCTTCCAGGAAGGCCACGCGGACCGCTACGAGGGAGCGAAGTACGGCGAGCTCCGGGTGACGGGCGATGGCTCCAGCGTGCTCGTGGGCCTGCGGGACGCCGGGCGCCAGCCGCTCGGCCGCGACGCAGGAGAGGCACCCGCCCGGGTCAATTGA
- a CDS encoding DUF6484 domain-containing protein, producing the protein MSMNSGKKAPLSSHDSVPQEPIVGSRVGWVVGVEPGRGVLVDYEGNTAGPLPALSTVPLDAKSLEQAVASRQRAVLLFENGVPTRPLLVGLVQTPSSTPLIDELLEARVPPQAVEARVDGKRVVIEGQDEIVLSCGKASITLRRNGKVIIKGVQLESNAAGVNRIKGGSVQIN; encoded by the coding sequence ATGAGCATGAACTCTGGCAAGAAGGCCCCGCTGTCCTCGCACGACTCCGTCCCCCAGGAGCCCATCGTCGGCAGCCGGGTGGGGTGGGTGGTGGGGGTTGAGCCCGGACGCGGGGTGCTCGTGGACTACGAGGGCAACACGGCGGGCCCGTTGCCGGCCCTGTCCACCGTGCCGCTCGACGCGAAGAGCCTGGAGCAGGCGGTCGCCTCACGGCAGCGGGCCGTGCTGCTGTTCGAGAACGGAGTCCCCACGCGTCCCCTGCTGGTGGGGCTGGTGCAGACCCCGAGCAGCACGCCGTTGATCGACGAGCTGCTGGAGGCCCGTGTTCCACCCCAGGCGGTGGAAGCCCGGGTGGACGGCAAGCGCGTGGTCATCGAGGGACAGGACGAGATCGTCCTGTCGTGTGGCAAGGCCAGCATCACCCTGCGGCGCAACGGCAAGGTGATCATCAAGGGCGTGCAGCTCGAGTCGAATGCTGCCGGAGTCAACCGCATCAAGGGCGGCTCCGTGCAGATCAATTGA
- a CDS encoding type VI secretion system Vgr family protein, with protein MAWTDKMAFGLQVGGHAPEESVVTQLSGVEGLSRPFEFNLELYTHADVPLALAELLGAPATLTFQHAGEPVRYVNGQVHRAQALGLRAGRLRYRLRVVPTLERLKHVRRSRIFQHKAVPDIVKQVLNEGQVKHRFALSGSYAPREYCVQYRESDFDFISRLLEEEGIFYFFTHSEEEHQLLLGDSAGAYLEMEGGSLLPFREEDGRVSDAEHASSLAQVHRLRPGKVMVRDFDFKKPALDLSAQPSKTGDFDALELYDFPSRYVEPSEGKRLSKVRLEEQLQSERTQSGVSVSPRLCPGHFFELDAVAGGKLLVVEVHHVGHQPEVHTRHEGLGQGRYRNEFRCIPSDVPFRPRRVTPRPVISGIQTATVTGSPGDEIHPDEHGRIKVQFHWDREGGQDDKSSCWIRPGQVWGGPAWGGLFLPRVGQEVVIRFFEGDPDRPLITGAVYNGQNPTPYPLPDEKTRSTLRSSSSPNSDGFNELRFEDAAGEEQVFIHAQKDDDLHTRNDKTQEIRANEALLVKKDRQRTIEGNQTLSVLQEDMGLVEGSQSLKVTGNRTTGIRGSHDEEVEGNQSVTVSGMQKVFVVQTANTSVSMGAALTVGAAYSINVALVKSESVGEDKSVKVGGASFEYVAGMRQESVAEDRSTKVGSDFESQVKGSVSLAAGKDQKEDVGAKSHTEVGKAAASMAKSFQFKADKFSLIVGGNLIVSMEKSGAVKWFAKTLTIDGSNIKVKGGKVKMLGAGSLSGKSVSKLELPDVQPVEHKDPPDIDLSSAQSELQSLDSQPLASSPGRTKASDSSR; from the coding sequence ATGGCATGGACGGACAAGATGGCGTTTGGCCTCCAGGTGGGCGGCCATGCCCCCGAGGAGAGCGTGGTCACCCAGCTGTCCGGGGTGGAGGGACTGTCGCGGCCCTTCGAGTTCAACCTGGAGCTCTACACCCACGCCGACGTGCCGCTGGCCCTGGCGGAGTTGCTGGGCGCCCCGGCCACGTTGACCTTCCAGCACGCGGGCGAGCCGGTGCGCTACGTGAATGGCCAGGTGCATCGCGCCCAGGCGCTGGGCCTGCGGGCGGGCCGGTTGCGCTACCGCCTGCGGGTGGTGCCCACGCTCGAGCGGCTCAAGCACGTGCGTCGCAGCCGCATCTTCCAGCACAAGGCCGTGCCGGACATCGTCAAGCAGGTGCTCAACGAGGGGCAGGTGAAACACCGCTTCGCCCTGTCCGGCAGCTATGCGCCTCGCGAGTACTGCGTGCAGTACCGGGAGTCGGACTTCGACTTCATCTCCCGCCTCCTGGAGGAGGAGGGCATCTTCTACTTCTTCACGCACTCGGAGGAGGAGCACCAGCTGCTGCTGGGAGACAGCGCCGGGGCGTACCTGGAGATGGAGGGGGGCTCGCTGCTGCCGTTCCGCGAGGAGGACGGCCGGGTGTCGGACGCGGAGCACGCCTCCTCCCTGGCCCAGGTGCACCGGTTGCGCCCCGGCAAGGTCATGGTGCGCGACTTCGATTTCAAGAAGCCCGCGCTCGACCTGTCGGCCCAGCCCTCCAAGACCGGTGACTTCGACGCGCTCGAGCTCTACGACTTTCCCTCCAGGTATGTGGAGCCCTCGGAGGGCAAGCGGCTCAGCAAGGTGCGGCTGGAGGAGCAGCTCCAATCCGAGCGGACCCAGTCGGGTGTCAGTGTCAGTCCGCGGTTGTGCCCCGGACACTTCTTCGAGCTGGATGCGGTCGCGGGAGGCAAGCTGCTGGTGGTGGAGGTTCATCACGTGGGCCACCAGCCCGAGGTGCACACGCGGCACGAGGGTCTGGGGCAGGGGCGCTACCGGAACGAGTTCCGCTGCATTCCCTCGGATGTGCCCTTCCGGCCGCGCCGCGTGACGCCCCGCCCGGTCATCTCCGGCATCCAGACCGCCACCGTGACGGGTTCTCCCGGAGACGAGATCCACCCCGACGAGCACGGCCGTATCAAGGTGCAGTTCCACTGGGATCGCGAGGGGGGCCAGGACGACAAGAGCTCCTGTTGGATCCGCCCGGGCCAGGTCTGGGGAGGCCCGGCCTGGGGTGGGCTCTTCCTGCCTCGGGTGGGGCAGGAGGTCGTCATCCGGTTCTTCGAGGGAGATCCGGACCGGCCCCTCATCACCGGTGCCGTCTACAACGGGCAGAACCCCACCCCCTACCCGCTGCCGGACGAGAAGACGCGCTCCACCCTGCGCAGCTCCTCCAGCCCCAACAGCGATGGCTTCAACGAGCTGCGCTTCGAGGACGCCGCGGGCGAGGAACAGGTCTTCATTCATGCCCAGAAGGACGATGACCTGCACACCCGCAACGACAAGACGCAGGAGATCCGCGCCAACGAGGCGCTGCTCGTGAAGAAGGATCGCCAGCGCACCATCGAGGGCAACCAGACGCTGAGCGTCCTGCAGGAGGACATGGGCCTGGTGGAGGGGAGCCAGTCGCTCAAGGTCACGGGGAACCGGACCACCGGCATCCGTGGGAGCCATGACGAGGAGGTGGAAGGCAACCAGTCGGTGACGGTGAGCGGAATGCAGAAGGTCTTCGTGGTGCAGACCGCCAACACCTCCGTGTCCATGGGGGCCGCGCTGACCGTGGGGGCCGCCTACTCCATCAATGTCGCCTTGGTGAAGAGCGAGTCGGTGGGGGAAGACAAGTCCGTCAAGGTGGGAGGCGCCAGCTTCGAGTACGTCGCGGGCATGCGTCAGGAGAGCGTGGCCGAGGATCGCTCCACCAAGGTGGGCAGTGATTTCGAGTCCCAGGTCAAGGGCTCGGTGTCGCTGGCCGCTGGCAAGGACCAGAAGGAAGACGTCGGGGCCAAATCGCACACCGAGGTCGGGAAGGCCGCCGCCTCGATGGCCAAATCCTTTCAATTCAAGGCGGACAAGTTCTCGCTCATCGTGGGGGGCAACCTCATCGTCAGCATGGAGAAGTCCGGCGCCGTCAAGTGGTTCGCCAAGACCCTGACCATCGACGGCTCGAACATCAAGGTGAAGGGCGGTAAGGTGAAGATGCTGGGGGCGGGTTCGCTCAGCGGCAAGTCCGTCTCCAAGCTGGAGCTTCCGGATGTGCAGCCGGTCGAGCACAAGGATCCGCCCGACATCGACCTGTCCTCGGCCCAGTCCGAGCTTCAATCGCTGGATTCGCAGCCCCTGGCCAGCTCGCCCGGCCGCACGAAGGCCAGCGACTCCAGCCGGTGA